Proteins found in one Asterias amurensis chromosome 13, ASM3211899v1 genomic segment:
- the LOC139946169 gene encoding soma ferritin-like — protein sequence MASTPVPEVRQNFPRDCESGINKQIHMQLQGSYFYLGMAYHFDRSDVALPGFKSYCQKLSDKKKNVASSLMVYQNKRGGKIYLQDIKSLNHDFSTGQKAFEVALVHEKEVNKALLELVNVAVANKDAQFKSFLGDFLREQMLLIKELGDHLRNISRAGPNLGEYFFDTKTLSS from the exons ATGGCTTCTACACCGGTACCCGAAGTTAGGCAGAACTTCCCTCGAGACTGTGAGTCAGGTATCAATAAGCAAATTCATATGCAACTGCAGGGGTCTTACTTTTACTTAGGAATG GCTTACCATTTTGATCGATCAGATGTAGCTCTTCCAGGCTTCAAAAGTTACTGCCAGAAACTCTctgacaaaaagaaaaatgtggcCAGTAGCTTGATGGTCTACCAAAACAAAAGAGGTGGTAAGATTTACCTTCAAGACATtaag TCTTTGAATCATGACTTTTCCACTGGTCAAAAAGCATTTGAAGTTGCACTGGTCCATGAGAAGGAGGTTAACAAAGCTCTCTTGGAGCTGGTCAACGTTGCTGTTGCCAACAAGGATGCTCAG ttTAAAAGCTTTCTTGGGGATTTTCTTCGAGAGCAAATGCTTCTTATCAAGGAACTAGGGGATCATCTGAGAAACATCAGCAGGGCGGGGCCTAATCTTGGAGAGTATTTCTTTGATACAAAGACCCTTTCGTCTTGA
- the LOC139946166 gene encoding cystathionine gamma-lyase-like, whose amino-acid sequence MAANGNQCLDSEETTFPGFATAALHAGQEPEQWASNSVVPLISLSTTYKQHAPGQLAAGYEYSRGGNPTRKVLETCIASIEGGKYGLAFASGLAATTAISQMLKVGDSIICMDDLYGGTNRFFNRILVNSGIKVKMVDACDVSCIEAAIDATTKMIWIETPTNPTLKLVDIEAVCKVAHLHDIFVVTDNTFASPYFQRPLDFGADIVYHSATKYVNGHSDVVMGLIATNREDIKDKLHFIQYASGGVPSPFDCFLVNRGIKTLHVRMRTHEKNAFAVARALEANPRVVKVTYPGLPSHPQHELAKKQMKGFSGMVTFRIKGGLVQAQDFFKYIKVFTLAESLGGFESLAELPAVMTHASVPPAQRIELGIDDTLIRLSVGIEDMEDLVNDVNQALKNAVPDSLL is encoded by the exons ATGGCAGCGAATGGAAACCAGTGTCTGGACTCCGAGGAGACCACCTTTCCGGGTTTTGCTACGGCAGCACTCCATGCCGGCCAAGAGCCCGAGCAATGGGCTTCCAACTCCGTAGTTCCTTTGATCAGCTTGTCGACAACTTACAAGCAACATGCACCGGGGCAACTGGCAGCG GGTTACGAGTATAGCCGTGGTGGTAATCCAACGAGGAAGGTTCTGGAAACATGCATTGCTTCAATAGAGGGCGGCAAATACG GTTTGGCATTCGCCTCCGGTCTGGCAGCAACCACAGCGATCAGCCAGATGCTCAAAGTTGGAGACAGTATCATCTGTATGGATGACTTGTACGGTGGTACCAACCGCTTCTTCAACCGTATCTTAGTCAATTCTGGCATCAAGGTCAAGATGGTAGATGCTTGCGATGTATCTTGTATTGAGGCTGCCATTGATGCTACTACCAAG ATGATCTGGATTGAGACCCCGACAAATCCGACATTGAAGCTTGTTGATATTGAAGCTGTCTGTAAGGTTGCTCATCTTCATGACATCTTTGTGGTGACAGATAACACGTTTGCCTCACCGTATTTCCAG cgccctctagatTTTGGAGCAGATATCGTGTACCACTCTGCAACAAAGTACGTTAACGGTCACAGCGACGTCGTGATGGGCTTGATAGCTACTAACAGGGAAGACATCAAGGACAAGTTGCATTTCATCCAGTATG CATCTGGAGGAGTCCCGTCGCCCTTTGACTGTTTCCTTGTCAATCGTGGAATCAAGACGTTGCATGTCCGTATGCGCACACACGAGAAGAACGCATTCGCAGTAGCTAGGGCTCTGGAGGCTAATCCGAGGGTAGTCAAAGTGACATACCCAG GTTTGCCGTCCCACCCCCAGCATGAACTTGCCAAGAAGCAAATGAAAGGCTTCAGCGGAATGGTGACCTTTCGGATCAAAGGAGGTCTAGTGCAGGCCCAAGACTTCTTCAAGTACATCAAGGTCTTCACCCTGGCAGAGAGCCTGGGTGGCTTCGAGAGTCTAGCTGAACTACC GGCCGTCATGACGCATGCTTCAGTCCCTCCAGCTCAGCGTATAGAACTAGGAATAGATGACACCCTCATCAGACTCTCTGTAGGTATTGAGGACATGGAAGATCTCGTTAACGACGTCAACCAAGCCCTGAAAAATGCT GTTCCCGACTCCTTGCTGTGA